One window of the Larus michahellis chromosome 24, bLarMic1.1, whole genome shotgun sequence genome contains the following:
- the VANGL2 gene encoding vang-like protein 2 codes for MDNESQYSGYSYKSGHSRSSRKHRDRRDRHRSKSRDGSRGDKSVTIQAPGEPLLDNESTRGDERDDNWGETTTVVTGTSEHSISHDDITRITKDMEDSAHLDCSRHLGVSLAGALALLAFLTPLAFMLLPQLLWREELEPCGTPCEGLFISVAFKLLILLLGSWALFFRRPKAFFPRVFVFRALLMVLVFLLVVSYWLFYGVRILDSRDRNYQGVVQYAVSLVDALLFVHYLAVVLLELRQLQPQFTLKAVRSADGASRFYNVGHLSIQRAAVWILENYYHDFPVYNPALLNLPKSVLSKKMSGFKVYSLGEENTTNNSTGQSRAVIAAAARRRDNSHNEYYYEEAEHERRVRKRRARLVVAVEEAFTHIKRLQEEDQKNPREIMDPREAAQAIFASMARAMQKYLRTTKQQPYHTMESILQHLEFCITHDMTPKAFLERYLTAGPTIQYHKDRWLAKQWTLVSEEPVTNGLKDGVVFVLKRQDFSLVVSTKKIPFFKLSEEFVDPKSHKFVMRLQSETSV; via the exons ATGGACAATGAGTCGCAATACTCGGGATATTCCTACAAATCCGGGCATTCCCGCAGCTCCCGCAAGCACAG GGACCGGCGGGACCGGCATCGCTCCAAAAGCCGGGACGGGAGCCGCGGGGACAAGTCGGTGACCATCCAAGCGCCGGGCGAGCCCTTGTTGGACAACGAATCCACGCGGGGGGATGAGAGG GACGACAACTGGGGGGAGACCACCACGGTGGTGACGGGGACGTCGGAGCACAGCATCTCGCACGATGACATCACCCGCATCACCAAGGACATGGAGGACAGCGCCCACCTGGACTGCTCCCGGCACCTGGGCGTCTCGCTGGCTGGGGCGCTGGCCCTCCTCGCCTTCCTCACCCCCCTCGCCTTCatgctcctgccccagctgctgtggcgggaggagctggagcccTGCGGGACGCCCTGCGAAGGGCTCTTCATCTCCGTGGCCTTCAAactcctcatcctcctgctggGCAGCTGGGCTCTCTTCTTCCGTCGCCCCAAAGCCTTCTTCCCCCGCGTCTTTGTCTTCCGAGCCTTGCTCATGGTGCTGGTCTTCCTCCTCGTCGTCTCCTACTGGCTGTTCTACGGCGTGCGGATCCTGGACTCGCGGGACCGTAACTACCAGGGGGTGGTTCAGTACGCCGTCTCGCTGGTGGACGCCCTGCTCTTCGTGCACTACCTGGCggtggtgctgctggagctgcggcagctccagccccagttCACCCTCAAGGCCGTGCGCTCCGCCGACGGGGCCAGCCGCTTCTACAATGTCGGCCATCTCAG CATCCAGCGAGCGGCCGTCTGGATCCTGGAGAACTATTACCACGATTTCCCGGTCTACAACCCTGCCCTCCTCAACCTGCCAAAATCCGTCCTGTCCAAGAAAATGTCCGGGTTTAAAGTCTATTCCCTCGGCGAGG AAAACACGACGAACAACTCCACGGGCCAGTCCCGGGCCGTCATCGCGGCGGCCGCCCGGCGGCGCGACAACAGCCACAACGAGTATTACTACGAGGAAGCAGAGCACGAGCGCCGGGTGCGGAAACGCCGCGCCAG GCTGGTGGTGGCGGTGGAAGAAGCCTTCACCCACATCAagcggctgcaggaggaggaccaGAAGAACCCCCGGGAGATCATGGACCCGCGGGAGGCGGCTCAGGCCATCTTCGCCTCCATGGCCCGGGCCATGCAGAAGTACCTGCGCACCACCAAGCAGCAGCCCTACCACACCAtggagagcatcctgcagcaCCTCGAGTTCTGCATCACCCACGACATGACGCCAAAG GCGTTCCTTGAGCGGTACCTGACGGCCGGCCCCACCATCCAGTACCACAAGGACCGCTGGCTGGCCAAGCAGTGGACGCTGGTGAGCGAGGAGCCGGTGACCAACGGCCTGAAAGACGGGGTGGTCTTTGTGCTGAAGCGCCAGGACTTCAGCCTCGTGGTGAGCACCAAGAAGATCCCTTTCTTCAAGCTCTCGGAGGAGTTCGTGGACCCCAAGTCGCACAAGTTCGTCATGAGGCTGCAGTCGGAGACCTCGGTGTGA